Proteins from a single region of Veillonellaceae bacterium:
- a CDS encoding methylenetetrahydrofolate reductase, producing MTLTRISVELVPRNEEFLTAELNALIDQFPVDTVNIPDLLKFDIRSWTGSGLVRRAGKKAIPHIRAIDIDVRKALPMAQFLIDNQIMEVLVLTGDRPQDMGHKIYPSTSVDVIRKFKQELPNVKVYAAIDQYRSSIRTEIDYAMRKLYAGADGFFTQPFYDLRFMEIYAEQLQDTEVFWGISPVVSENSVKYWEVKNNVVFPAGFKPTLEWNINFAKQALDFVNSINSNIYFMPIRIKVAEYLSGIFNFIKEDKNV from the coding sequence ATGACATTGACAAGAATTTCAGTTGAATTAGTGCCTAGAAATGAAGAATTTCTAACGGCAGAACTTAACGCGTTAATAGACCAATTCCCTGTCGATACCGTCAATATTCCTGACCTTTTAAAGTTTGATATTCGAAGTTGGACAGGCTCCGGATTGGTTCGGCGTGCAGGTAAAAAGGCCATTCCTCACATACGTGCGATTGATATTGACGTTCGCAAGGCACTGCCAATGGCGCAATTTCTAATAGATAATCAAATCATGGAGGTTCTTGTGCTGACCGGCGACCGACCTCAGGACATGGGACACAAGATTTATCCGTCAACTAGCGTAGATGTTATCAGGAAATTTAAGCAAGAGCTGCCGAACGTTAAGGTGTATGCTGCCATAGACCAATACCGTTCCAGTATTCGCACTGAAATAGATTATGCAATGCGCAAGCTGTACGCAGGAGCTGATGGTTTTTTCACTCAACCGTTTTATGATCTAAGGTTTATGGAAATTTATGCTGAGCAGTTACAGGATACAGAAGTATTCTGGGGTATTTCTCCGGTAGTTTCTGAGAACTCGGTAAAATATTGGGAGGTCAAAAACAATGTTGTCTTCCCAGCCGGGTTTAAGCCAACCTTAGAATGGAATATTAATTTTGCCAAACAGGCATTGGATTTTGTCAATAGTATAAATTCCAATATTTACTTTATGCCAATTCGAATAAAGGTCGCAGAGTACTTATCAGGAATATTTAACTTTATAAAGGAGGATAAAAATGTATAA
- a CDS encoding formate--tetrahydrofolate ligase: protein MKSDVEIAQETVLSPITDVAAKIGIPGEELELYGKYKAKVSLETWERVKNRPDGNLVLVTAINPTPAGEGKTTTTVGLGDALSRLGKKTVIALREPSLGPCFGIKGGAAGGGYAQVVPMEDINLHFTGDFHAITTAHNLLAAILDNHIQQGNELNIDPRRITWRRVLDINERALRNIICGLGGKVNGVPRESGFDITVASEMMAILCLARGLDDMKERIGRIIVAYTYDNKPVTVADLKVTGALTLLFKDAIKPNLVQTLEKTPAFVHGGPFANIAHGCNSVMATKFSLKLADIVVTEAGFGADLGAEKFIDIKCRFADIRPSAVVIVATVRALKMHGGVPKNELTGENMAALEKGLANLEKHIENMHKFGLPAVVAINAFPTDTKNELDFVAEKCRALGAEVALSEVWAKGGAGGLELAEKVLKAVKTPNNFKFIYDETSPIKEKIATIAREIYGADDVNYTLAAEKAIAELAANGFDKTPICMAKTQYSLSDDMAKIGRPNGFTITVRELRIAAGAGFIVALTGDIMTMPGLPKRPAAERMDIDNTGKITGLF from the coding sequence ATGAAAAGTGATGTGGAAATTGCGCAGGAAACAGTTTTGAGCCCGATTACCGATGTCGCCGCTAAGATTGGTATTCCTGGCGAAGAACTTGAGTTATATGGTAAATATAAGGCCAAGGTTTCGCTAGAGACTTGGGAACGGGTTAAAAATCGCCCAGACGGCAACCTCGTGCTTGTAACTGCAATCAACCCAACCCCGGCCGGCGAAGGGAAAACGACAACAACTGTCGGACTCGGTGACGCACTAAGCCGTCTTGGCAAAAAAACAGTTATTGCCTTGCGGGAACCCTCACTCGGACCCTGCTTCGGCATCAAAGGCGGAGCTGCCGGCGGCGGCTATGCTCAGGTAGTACCGATGGAAGATATAAACTTACATTTTACCGGCGATTTTCATGCTATAACAACTGCGCATAATCTTTTAGCCGCTATTCTGGATAATCATATCCAGCAAGGCAATGAACTCAATATTGATCCACGGCGCATAACCTGGCGCCGCGTTCTAGATATCAATGAACGCGCTTTGCGTAATATCATTTGTGGGCTTGGCGGAAAAGTTAACGGAGTGCCGCGCGAGAGCGGATTTGATATAACGGTGGCCTCAGAAATGATGGCAATTTTGTGTTTGGCTCGCGGCTTGGATGATATGAAGGAGCGCATTGGACGAATTATTGTTGCTTACACTTATGACAATAAGCCTGTAACTGTTGCCGATTTAAAGGTAACGGGAGCTCTGACCTTATTGTTTAAGGACGCAATAAAACCTAATCTGGTCCAGACATTAGAAAAGACACCGGCTTTTGTTCACGGCGGACCTTTTGCAAATATTGCGCATGGCTGTAATAGTGTAATGGCAACTAAGTTTTCTTTGAAGCTTGCCGATATTGTTGTTACCGAGGCTGGTTTTGGTGCCGATCTTGGCGCTGAAAAATTTATTGATATTAAATGCCGATTTGCTGATATCAGACCATCTGCAGTCGTTATTGTTGCTACTGTGCGCGCCCTTAAAATGCATGGCGGTGTTCCTAAGAATGAACTTACGGGCGAAAATATGGCGGCGCTTGAAAAAGGCCTTGCCAATCTTGAAAAACATATTGAGAATATGCATAAATTCGGCTTGCCGGCTGTTGTCGCTATCAATGCATTTCCCACTGACACCAAAAACGAACTGGACTTTGTCGCAGAAAAGTGCCGGGCGTTAGGAGCAGAGGTTGCATTGTCGGAAGTTTGGGCTAAAGGTGGAGCCGGCGGACTTGAACTTGCGGAAAAAGTACTTAAAGCTGTTAAAACCCCTAATAATTTTAAGTTTATCTATGATGAAACAAGCCCGATTAAGGAAAAAATTGCGACAATTGCCCGGGAAATTTACGGGGCTGACGATGTTAACTATACATTGGCAGCTGAAAAAGCGATAGCAGAATTAGCAGCCAACGGTTTTGATAAGACTCCTATTTGCATGGCTAAAACCCAGTACTCTTTAAGTGATGATATGGCTAAGATTGGACGGCCGAACGGCTTCACGATTACGGTTCGGGAATTGCGGATTGCTGCGGGAGCAGGCTTTATTGTAGCGCTCACTGGCGATATTATGACCATGCCGGGCTTGCCGAAACGCCCTGCAGCTGAAAGAATGGATATTGACAATACTGGTAAAATTACCGGTCTGTTTTAA
- a CDS encoding sulfide/dihydroorotate dehydrogenase-like FAD/NAD-binding protein has product MYKILVKRELAPNVKLFEMEAPLIAKKALPGQFVILRIDEDGERVPLTIADFNRDRGTVTIIFQEVGATTKQLGMLNEGDSLLDLVGPLGKETHIEKFGTVVCVGGGIGIAPVYPIARGMKEAGNNVISIIGARNKDILIYEEEMAAVSDKFYVTTDDGSKGHKGFVTDPLKELIESGTKIDLVMAIGPVIMMRNVAATTKQYKIPTVVSLNPIMVDGTGMCGGCRVSVGDETKFACVDGPEFDAHQVDFDALISRQKMYLPHEKKHSEYCENHGKGGCKCHSH; this is encoded by the coding sequence ATGTATAAGATCCTCGTAAAACGAGAATTAGCGCCAAATGTAAAATTGTTTGAAATGGAAGCGCCGCTCATTGCGAAAAAGGCGCTGCCGGGTCAGTTTGTTATTTTACGTATTGATGAAGATGGTGAGAGGGTTCCTTTGACAATTGCCGATTTTAATCGGGATAGAGGAACTGTCACTATTATATTTCAAGAGGTTGGAGCCACAACCAAGCAGCTTGGTATGCTTAATGAAGGCGATAGTCTACTTGACTTGGTCGGGCCGCTTGGCAAGGAAACCCATATTGAAAAGTTTGGTACGGTAGTCTGCGTAGGTGGCGGTATTGGAATTGCGCCTGTTTACCCTATTGCTCGCGGCATGAAAGAGGCCGGAAATAATGTGATTTCGATTATTGGCGCCCGCAATAAGGATATTCTGATTTATGAGGAGGAAATGGCTGCCGTTAGCGATAAATTTTATGTAACAACTGACGACGGGTCGAAAGGCCATAAGGGATTTGTAACCGATCCTTTAAAGGAACTAATTGAGTCAGGAACAAAAATAGATTTGGTAATGGCAATCGGACCTGTTATTATGATGCGTAATGTCGCTGCTACGACCAAACAATATAAGATACCAACCGTTGTAAGTCTTAATCCGATTATGGTTGACGGCACGGGTATGTGCGGCGGCTGCCGGGTTTCGGTAGGCGATGAAACTAAGTTCGCCTGTGTTGACGGACCAGAGTTTGACGCTCACCAAGTTGATTTTGATGCGCTGATCTCCCGTCAAAAGATGTATCTTCCGCACGAAAAGAAACATTCCGAATACTGTGAAAACCACGGTAAAGGGGGATGCAAATGTCACTCTCACTAA